The region AAATCCACAAGCACCTCTGCCCATCGTCAATCCCCAATTCATCCACCTTCCAATAAGCCAGACTTGCCTATTTCAATGACAAGTTGCACCATTAATGGAAACATCGAGTTTAATTTTCGCTAGTTGAAGGCTTGACAAATCATTGATTGTTAATAGTAAGCTCATTAATATCACTATTAACATAGCATTCTCGCATAGCATTgcaagaaaaatagaaatgtagCCTGGTTTATTTTTTGCTATAGTTAAGGCTAGACCTGTACATTGTTAATATAGACTATTTTGTTATCTGCTAtagtttaattgaaataaaaatgaacctGTGAAATTGATGAATtaacacaacaataaaagatcACCTGTTTGGTAGCCTATGTCTCTTATTTAATCTAACAAATTTAGCGAATGTCTATGAAATGGAACTGCAACTCAGTTGACTACAGCTtagcaacagtaaaatgttgtcATTGCTTTGGGTCAAGTTTACTGGCTGCCAACTGCTGAGAACACTGGTAACAAAGGCAACAAGAtgtgctttgtttgtgtgtgttagccTGAAGATTCCCAGTGATTTAAGATGTATGAATAACCCGATCATCAGACTGAAATGTGAGGTTCgttttcacttcattattcaAAATGTTGACATacacactgtttgtttctttgttcatTCATAGAATCACAAGAGATGTGTAGGCAGAGCCAATAAAGCTCCCTTAGAAGACAATAAAATCTCATCAGgagcaaaatatataaataaaatttagatAGAATTCCAGTTTGTAGgactcctttaaaaaaatataaattggCTGTTTGAAGTCCTTGAAGATTTGGGTTGAAGCTGATGAACAAGAGATCCGAATCTTTTCATTATTAGATAGTTTCTCTGCctgcaataaaatgttattttaattcaaatttttgACTAAAACATCATTGTACTTAAAAAATTAGTCAGTCCCAAATTTTCcatatttgtatgtatgcaGATTAATGAGAATGTACAGATTTTTTCAGGGcattatttgttgtgtttcaaGCACAGATGGCTGCCtctgttgttctctctcttgtgttttcactgtttttgttatatttgttctGCCTTTTGCCAATCTAAAAAGATAACTTTTACGAAGGAAGAACTGTTAAATATTCAGCAGCTTGCTCCACACAATTTTTCTCCAGtcttcacaaacacagaaagtTTTGTTCAGTAAAATTATCCTCTTTAATACAGGCTCTTAGTATTGCAGGTTAACCAGAAACTCCTCAGAGGTGCATGTCGAACTGGTTTTAAATGTGGGATGTGCTTCTCAGTCTGCCACAATATTTAAAAgcagagccacagactctgtttaaaagggttttttttataatattgaCTTTATTGAACAAACTAAGAATTATAAAGTTGGACCACTTGAAGTTGGACAAACTGTTTCATCACGGTCTCAGATTTAATCCATCCATACAAATGAAATGCCAACAATTGTCCAGCAGATGTCACTATTTTGACTGTATCAATGCTTATGAACAGTGAATCATTTTCAACACAATTGCTTCAGTGCTTCAGAAAGCTTtgcttcctccaccactgcagACTGGAAACTTTTATCTAGACAGGCAGAAACACTGTTTTCCAGCCTGGTATCAAGCTACTCTTTAAGTACTTCTCTATAACAATAAATCATTATCACTTAACAATAAACCATGAAGATGACATACAAAAAGATGCTATTTATTAAGAGTTTACAGTCAAAAACTTCTAAAAACTACTCTGGCAATGTAAGCACACAAACAATCTAATCTACAAACAAGCCAAATATTGTGTGTCATCACCTTTttgcacagtttaaaaaatgattgagaAGGGTTTCCATCAATATATGATGAAGATCATTGAGAGGTTGCAGTCTTTCAAGGAAATATCTTTAATGCTTGCAATAATGGACTCATCACAACATGATGAGAACCCCCAAAGTCAAGGAGTGCTCTCCCTTTATACTCTTACAGTGgctatagacacacacacaagacagtGCAAAGTAACTCTTTATTTGGTTTCCCACATGCACAGTATAGATAAGTTCATTTCCACCTCTCctcttaaaaaaacaagttacaCAACATAACGACTTACTTACTAGGaaattaatacacacacacctattgTTGCATAAAGGCGCAAGCTAAGCAGAAGATCACTTGTTGTTTAAAATCACAGTTTCATCCAcagttctttatttttcttttcctggtaTTGCATCTTTAGTTTTCACAAGTATTTGTGCCTTGTTTcaagaaaagtaaaaatgaaataaaaatgtacaacagAGATTGTGTTTGAGGtaatttgtgcaaaaatgtagtCCATATGAATCCAAATACAGCAAAATTCCAGTCAAAATACTTAAAGTTCAAAATTTGTTGATTGCCCAGTCATTTTGTGGGATGGGATGCTGCTGTtatgattaaaataattatttagcGAGCtgaaacattcaaaatgttaaagaaatcTCACTGTgtaaatgaatgagaggatgatAGCAAAAGTAATGTCTGAGTAAGCCAACGACATCTACTTTGTTAGTTACTCTTTGTTCTAATAGATGATAAGAGTAATGagtccaaacaaaacaaaaggatcACATTCAGTTTGACATACTAGCctgagttacagaagctgcTTTCACAGCATTTTGGTGCAACACTGAATTTAACAAGAATAGGAACAGGCAGGAGTTCCAAGTGAGAAGCAACTTTACAGAGGTTTGCAGAGACACATCCAAAGGAACGAAATACTGCGCCCCTGTTTTCACTATCTACCACTGTGGATGAGAAAATCATTGTTAGACcacagtttttaaatgtttttcaaatttaatcAGCAGGAAATGGCCACTTTGAAGGCAGCAATAATATGTTTTGAGACAAAAAATAATCATGAGGGCTCACCAGTCCCATTCATGCAGCGGTCCTGCGCTCCCACACACTGTAATGTCTTgttacacacagaaaaagattGATCATCACAGGTGAAACACTGCAGGTTGTTTTCCTTCTGAACACCAGGGTCTGAAACAGAACAGGAGACATGGTAGACACTGTACAAGACACAAAGTGACTTATTGTTCTTCACTGTGACCAACATTAGACTTTACTTACAAGAAATGTTTTGATTGTTGCAGCCATCTGTGTTGCACACATGAACAGTTGCAGATATAGCATCAAAACCAACATTGAATGAATATGTGTGCTTTCCTTCACTGAAAAGGGAGGATGGCACACACAACCTGGTGGTGTCCTTAGTGACGTTCCTAATCTCATTTTCTGTAAAGTGAAACACAGACCAAACACTGTAATGCAGAAATCccatttaaaactgaaaaagtgaaTGACATTAAGGAAAATCTGATTTCTTTTTGTACTTTGTACAGATACCTTGATAGGCAACAGTTGCACACAGGTCAGTAGAGTTACATGGAGTTAAGGTCTGTTGCTTTATGTCAGTCCCATGACCAACCCAACACTCAAGAGCTTCAGCTGCAATTTATGAAATAAATCAAGGTGAGTTGAACAATCAACATGAATCCTGTTTGTCATataaacacagatacagtatgcaAAGTTAATCTGATGAGAGACAACCCCAAATTAcaacacacaatgacagaatgatATTTATGCCAGCCTTTAGGTGTACAGTTTTCTGTCATGGTGACGCCTGCATTATCTCTCTTTCTAGAAGAACAGAACGGCACTATGTAAAATGATGTTACATGGGACATTTCTGTGGCCAATAAAGAAAAACTTAGTTGACATGAGTGGAAAACACATTAATATGTTGACAGTGAACTTTTTGTAACTTGATAGCTCCTTAAAAgatgtttcttcattatgttgatgaaaaatgaaatctgTACAGCATGAAGTTTCTTtataaacatatttgctgttgcaaattagtctttttagtgtttttatattattttgtatatttctgtgGTTACTAGATggtataaaacaaaacataaatgatgacgatgatgatgatgaacctGAACTTGCTATAcagatgataaaataaataaaacataaatgatgatgatgacgatgatgatgataaacatgaacataagTCAGTACCTGgcagacaaacagcagagatAAAAAAATTAGTAGAGTTATGAACTACCTGACATGACAGGTACCTGCAGGAATGCTGTTTTAAGAGTGAGTGAGGTTACCTGTGCTGGAGAGTGTCCAGATGAGAGTCAGAGACAGGATCAGCTTCATCATGATGAGTAAATCTGCAGATTACAGGAAATATTTTATAGTATTATTATAGTGAACCTGTatttaaaaagaggaagttATGGGAAATGACAACTGTTTTGCTGTAAACACCTGCAATACACAGTTCAACAAGCCATCAACTCCTCATCTTTTTCACCTGCAGTAATGTCAGGatgaatatacatataaattattatcatttataatatATTGTTAATTATATCACTATcattgtgtaaaaaaatatattttgaaaaattggAAAATGAGGATTGGTTAAATAAAtgacactgtaaaaacaaacaaacaaacaaacaaacaaacaaacaaacaggttaGATTTTGTATTCAGAGCTattcaacagtaaaatatgtccaaattaatttattcattttaatatagaCCAACGTACTTCAGGCTACTGTAAGTTTGTACAGTACGTTGTATaatgctggaaaaaaatatgacaaaatctTTGAAGAAATTCCAGTTCCATGAAAAGTTTAATATTGGATCATAAAATGTGGTGGACATTCATAAGTGAAAGTCTGATAACACCTACACCTCAGTACAGAAATTAGACGACATGATACAGATCAGAAGTTAACCTGTATAGAAATGCAAATGCAAGCAAAATATTATTTAGTAGCTATcataaattataatgaaaatatcatGGCCTTCAAGGCATCAGATTGAACATCAGCCTTCAGCATCATTATCAATAGATTTTCAGAATTATTTCAATAAAACTCACCCAGTCAAAATTCAACACACCCAGTTCGTCAACAGAAAAGGGAAAAGGTCTCCCAGATAACTGTTACTCTTCTTCTCTGGTCAGAATGACACTAACGCTTCTAAAACTGTTCCACTTATACCTCCACCAATGATGGCTCAACCTCTTCACTGTTTGTTTCAAAGTCCAAAAGGCATTGCTTCACTTTTCTGGTGGATATTCTGCTGTGATGCAAGGCTTAATCAGTTTACATCCAACTATGGTGCATACAAACCACTGCTTAATGAAAGTAAAACGTTTTCTTAGCATGGCTATGGAAAGTTGCACTTTCTCACAGACTGAATGAGCTGACACAAAAGCATAGAAACTGTGGTTATACTGTGACCATTGTGTGAAA is a window of Thunnus thynnus chromosome 8, fThuThy2.1, whole genome shotgun sequence DNA encoding:
- the LOC137188411 gene encoding uncharacterized protein, with translation MMKLILSLTLIWTLSSTAEALECWVGHGTDIKQQTLTPCNSTDLCATVAYQENEIRNVTKDTTRLCVPSSLFSEGKHTYSFNVGFDAISATVHVCNTDGCNNQNISYPGVQKENNLQCFTCDDQSFSVCNKTLQCVGAQDRCMNGTVVDSENRGAVFRSFGCVSANLCKVASHLELLPVPILVKFSVAPKCCESSFCNSG